A window of Pyrinomonadaceae bacterium genomic DNA:
GTATCTTTGCTGAGCGCGCGCAAGGTGCCGCGCGCAGCGCTAGTATCACCGGTCGGGTACTCGGTGGCGACGTAAAGCGTGGTTTCGTCGGCGACCGGAGCGGCAGAGAAGTGGCCGCCGGCTTCAGTTTTCCACAGCAGTTTTCCGTCCGACGCGTTTAGGGCCACTAACGTGCCGTCGACCAGCGGCAGGTAAATGCTTTTGGCGTCAGTCGCGGGCGTGAAATTGGTGGTTCGATCCGAACCGTACACCCAACGCAAAGTGAGTGGCTGCGCTAAGACCAGTTCCGGCGTCGCCGGTAAAGCCGGCACGGCCAACGATAGAAGCAACAGCAAGCAGGCAATTGCGGATTTAAGCTGAGGAAGTTTGGGCTGCATTGTTATGGGGAGATTGTTCTTTGCGTTCCTATAAGACTGTGCGTGTTTGCGTTTTTGCTTTAGTCGCCTTTTCCGCACTGTTCGCTCACGTCAGAGCTCGTCTCTCTGTGTCTCGGTGAAATTCTCTGTGTCTCTGTGGTGATCTGTCGTCGAAATAAATTCACCACAGAGGCACCGAGGATCCACGGAGACACAGAGAGCGTTGTCGAATGCCAGGCTGCACACTATAATTCGCGTTTCGTATAACTTCGGCTACATTGGACGTGCAAGTCATCGCGGGGGTTTTCTTTTTTTGCGGACGTCTACTCACGAAACCGTAATCATACTTGACTTCGGCGCTCAGTACACTCAGTTGATTGCGCGGCGTGTGCGTGAAGCCGGGGTTTACTGCGAGATCCTTCCCTTCAACGCGCCCCCCGAAGAGATTCACGAGCGCCATCCGAAAGGGCTTATTTTTTCCGGCGGCCCGTCGTCGGTTTACGACGAAACGGCGCCCCGGCTCAACCACGACCTGCTGAACAACGGTCACGCGCCCATCCTGGGAATCTGTTACGGCCTGCAGTTGATCGCGCACAAACTGGGAGGCTCGGTACAGCCTTCGAGCAACCGCGAGTATGGCTACGCCCGTCTGCAGGTAGTCGATCCTTCCAGCCGTCTGTTCACCGGTTTGCCGCGCGAAATGGACGTCTGGATGAGTCACGGCGATCACGTGACGGCGGTGCCCGAAGGTTTTGCCGTCACCGCCACCACGGAAGACGCGATCAACGCTTTCGAGAATCCGGCGATCGGTGTTTACGGGGTCCAGTTTCACCCGGAAGTCGCGCATACGCCCCTCGGCGCGCAAATTCTTCGGAATTTTCTGTTTGAGATTTGTGGGTGCAAAGGTGACTGGACGCCCGCCGCCGCGATCGAAGAGCAGATTGAGCGCATTCGCGAAACCTTGGGCGAAGACGGCCGCGCAATTTGCGGTTTGTCGGGAGGAGTGGATTCTTCGGTCGCCGCTGCCCTCGTGCATCGCGCCGTGGGTGACCGGCAAACCTGCTTCTTCATCGACAACGGTTTGCTGCGAGAAGGCGAGTTCGAGACCACGCTCGCTCTCCTGCGCCAGGAAACAAAATTGAATATTGTCGGCGTCGATGCCAGCCGCCAGTTCCTTTCGGCGCTCGCCGGCGTTACGGATCCTGAGACGAAACGAAAGCGCATTGGAGCGGCTTTCATCGAAGTGTTCGAACGCGAAGCGACGAAACTTGGCGGCGTAGGCTTTCTGGTGCAGGGAACTCTCTACCCGGACGTGATCGAATCGGTCTCCGTCCGCGGCCCTTCAGCCACTATTAAAAGTCACCACAACGTCGGCGGCCTGCCGGAGAAAATGAATCTGAAACTCATTGAGCCGCTGCGCGAGCTCTTCAAAGACGAGGTTCGATTGATCGGAGCTCAACTCGGCGTTCCCGCGGCGCTGCTGCAACGGCATCCTTTTCCCGGCCCCGGTTTAGCGGTGAGAATCCTTGGCGAAATCACCGAAGATCGTCTGCGGCTGGTGCGCGCCGCCGATCGAATCTTCATTGAAGAGCTGCGCCGCGGCGAAATGTACGCCGCCGTCTGGCAGGCGTTCGCAGTTTTGCTCCCCGTCTCGAGCGTCGGCGTGATGGGCGACGAACGAACCTATGAACAAGTGATCGCCATCCGCGCCGTGACCAGCGTCGATGGCATGACCGCCGACTGGGCCCGCCTGCCTCACGACCTCCTGGCACGCGTCTCCGCCCGCATTGTTTCAGAGGTGAAGGGCGTCAACCGCGTCGTCTACGATATCAGCTCAAAGCCACCGAGTACGATTGAGTGGGAATAGTTACTCAGCTTTTCATGCCCCGGGGTGTCTAACTTGCCGAGCCGCCACCAACTGTATGAAACAGTTGACTGTAAGTATGGCACTCGCATATGCTTCGCCCGCTTTTACAATGCTGCTCTCGATGTGAATGTTGACTTTCTACTCCGAGACGCATTTTTAACCTCTTCGCAAAAGATTTCGCGCCCACATGCGATTTCGCAAGTTCACAATACAAAACTATAGGGCCATTACAGGTCCTTTAGTTATCGACCTTCACAAACAGTCACTCACGCCGATAATCGGCGTGAACGAGTGCGGCAAAACTACAATCCTCCATGCGATTTTTGCGTTCGATTTTTTCAACGATTCGCTCAATGATAACGGTCGTCACTTAAAAGATACGACCAATCTATACAGAACATCGTCTCCACCTCCGAGAATAACTGCAGAAATAGAGCTTTCCGAAGAAGAGTTTGTTGAGAGGTTGGATGATATTAAAGAACCCCCTGAAAATGTTAGGAAAGCACGTCTTTATAAGCGCAGACGGCGTCAACTCCCAAATCCACTTAGAATTACCCGCAATTTAAGAACGAAAAAATACAGCATTGAAAGTGCGGTATTTACTGATATTGAATTCAATGATTTGGCAGCGCAACAGATCCTAAGAGGACTGCCTTGGATTCTATACTTTGATGACTTCCGTGATTCGATTGATGAACGAATAAAGATTGTAAAGCAAGCGGATGGTTCGACCGCCGGGTGGCTTTCTATTCTGGAACAGTTGTTCAAACAAACGGACCCGGCTTTTTCAGTTTTTTCCTTGAAAGGTATGGAGGAACGTCGAAGGAAGAGTGTCTTAGCCAAAGTTAATCGTAAGCTTAACGAGACGTTAACGCGGGAGTGGCAGAACTTCCGACTCGACGACACAGATGCATTACAAATTTCATTGGAATTTGAAACTGGAGGAGGAGATTTTTTAAAGCTAGATATTGTAGAGAGGGATGTAAACGGCGACGAGCATTACTTTTTTGTGCGAGATCGGAGTAAGGGCTTTTTCTGGTTTTTCAATTTTGTTATGAAACTTGAATTTAATCCCAAGGTAGTCGACGAGGGAGACAACACAGTCTATCTGTTGGATGAGCCGGGCTCGTTCCTCCACGCGTCTGCTCAAAGCAAACTCTGCTCAAAACTGAAGCAACTCTCCAATAGGAACAAGGTTCTTTATTGCACGCACTCTCATTATCTGCTCGATCCGGAAGTCATCCCACTAAGCACCATTAAGGTCGCTGACAAAGATGGCAATGGAAATATTCAACTCATTTCCATCCACGAACACTCTGGTAATATCCTCGAGCGCAGATCTGCGTTCCAACCCATAATTGACGCTCTACACATCAAACCATTCCTACTTGATTTGACGCAAGATCGCGTAATTCTTACGGAGGGTATCTACGACTATTACGCGTTGGAAATGTTGAAGCAAGGTCGCAATGTCAACATTCTTCCCTCCGTTGGCGCGGACTCGGTAAGGTATTACATCTCATTAATGATCGCTTGGCACGTTAGTTATTGTGTACTTTGGGACAATGATGATAGCGGGCGGAGAAGCAGAGCCAGGGCAGAGGAAATGTTCGGGGAGGAGATGGCCCGTCGGCATTTCTTTCTGTTACCGTTAGAGAGGAGCAAGAACCGGATACTGCAGAATCTTTTCACAGG
This region includes:
- the guaA gene encoding glutamine-hydrolyzing GMP synthase codes for the protein MRTSTHETVIILDFGAQYTQLIARRVREAGVYCEILPFNAPPEEIHERHPKGLIFSGGPSSVYDETAPRLNHDLLNNGHAPILGICYGLQLIAHKLGGSVQPSSNREYGYARLQVVDPSSRLFTGLPREMDVWMSHGDHVTAVPEGFAVTATTEDAINAFENPAIGVYGVQFHPEVAHTPLGAQILRNFLFEICGCKGDWTPAAAIEEQIERIRETLGEDGRAICGLSGGVDSSVAAALVHRAVGDRQTCFFIDNGLLREGEFETTLALLRQETKLNIVGVDASRQFLSALAGVTDPETKRKRIGAAFIEVFEREATKLGGVGFLVQGTLYPDVIESVSVRGPSATIKSHHNVGGLPEKMNLKLIEPLRELFKDEVRLIGAQLGVPAALLQRHPFPGPGLAVRILGEITEDRLRLVRAADRIFIEELRRGEMYAAVWQAFAVLLPVSSVGVMGDERTYEQVIAIRAVTSVDGMTADWARLPHDLLARVSARIVSEVKGVNRVVYDISSKPPSTIEWE
- a CDS encoding AAA family ATPase, encoding MRFRKFTIQNYRAITGPLVIDLHKQSLTPIIGVNECGKTTILHAIFAFDFFNDSLNDNGRHLKDTTNLYRTSSPPPRITAEIELSEEEFVERLDDIKEPPENVRKARLYKRRRRQLPNPLRITRNLRTKKYSIESAVFTDIEFNDLAAQQILRGLPWILYFDDFRDSIDERIKIVKQADGSTAGWLSILEQLFKQTDPAFSVFSLKGMEERRRKSVLAKVNRKLNETLTREWQNFRLDDTDALQISLEFETGGGDFLKLDIVERDVNGDEHYFFVRDRSKGFFWFFNFVMKLEFNPKVVDEGDNTVYLLDEPGSFLHASAQSKLCSKLKQLSNRNKVLYCTHSHYLLDPEVIPLSTIKVADKDGNGNIQLISIHEHSGNILERRSAFQPIIDALHIKPFLLDLTQDRVILTEGIYDYYALEMLKQGRNVNILPSVGADSVRYYISLMIAWHVSYCVLWDNDDSGRRSRARAEEMFGEEMARRHFFLLPLERSKNRILQNLFTGNDIRMIKNELDIPNNSSFQKVIATLFYHARKVEIVGRLSKETKKNFETVFEGLKLS